A part of Vigna radiata var. radiata cultivar VC1973A chromosome 11, Vradiata_ver6, whole genome shotgun sequence genomic DNA contains:
- the LOC106777168 gene encoding vesicle-associated protein 2-1 isoform X3, translating into MQLNRLLNAHLVDVNSRNLLFHTLHEETEGGCLVTLQAQREYPPDMQCKDKFLLQSTIVSPNTDVDDLPPDTFNKESGNSIEELKLRVAYISTGSPEGSSEDDASRSSHKLDSSSSQVLQNLKEERDAAVRQTRQLQQELDMLKRRRNRKSDPGFSFIFAIFVGVLGVLLGFLFKLLFSSPSRE; encoded by the exons ATGCAATTGAACAGGTTATTGAATGCACATCTAGTGGACGTAAATTCTAGAAATCTGCTGTTTCATACATTACATGAGGAAACGGAGGGTGGATGTTTAG TCACCCTCCAAGCCCAACGGGAATACCCTCCAGACATGCAATGTAAAGACAAGTTTCTCTTACAGAGTACAATAGTGAGTCCAAATACTGATGTTGACGACCTCCCACCAGATACT TTTAATAAGGAAAGTGGTAATTCAATAGAGGAGTTGAAATTAAGAGTTGCATATATCTCTACTGGCTCACCCGAAGGAAGCTCTGAAGATGATGCATCAAGGAGCTCACATAAACTCGATTCCTCTTCT AGTCAGGTTTTACAGAATCTGAAGGAAGAAAGAGATGCCGCTGTCAGACAAACGAGACAGCTGCAACAGGAACTG GACATGCTGAAAAGACgaagaaacagaaaaagtgATCCTGGCTTTTCCTTCATCTTTGCCATTTTTGTGGGTGTCCTTGGAGTTTTACTTGGCTTTCTTTTTAAACTCTTATTCTCTTCTCCATCTAGAGAATGA
- the LOC106777168 gene encoding vesicle-associated protein 2-1 isoform X1 codes for MTASQLISVSPDELRFHFELEKQTFCDLKVLNNTQNHVAFKVKTTSPKKYFVRPNTGVVHPWDSCIIRVTLQAQREYPPDMQCKDKFLLQSTIVSPNTDVDDLPPDTFNKESGNSIEELKLRVAYISTGSPEGSSEDDASRSSHKLDSSSSQVLQNLKEERDAAVRQTRQLQQELDMLKRRRNRKSDPGFSFIFAIFVGVLGVLLGFLFKLLFSSPSRE; via the exons ATGACCGCCTCTCAACTCATCTCCGTTAGTCCCGACGAACTCCGCTTCCACT TTGAGTTGGAGAAGCAGACGTTTTGCGATCTTAAGGTCCTCAATAACACACAGAATCATGTTGCTTTcaag GTCAAAACCACTTCTCCCAAGAAATACTTTGTACGACCTAACACCGGTGTCGTACACCCCTGGGACTCCTGTATCATCAGAG TCACCCTCCAAGCCCAACGGGAATACCCTCCAGACATGCAATGTAAAGACAAGTTTCTCTTACAGAGTACAATAGTGAGTCCAAATACTGATGTTGACGACCTCCCACCAGATACT TTTAATAAGGAAAGTGGTAATTCAATAGAGGAGTTGAAATTAAGAGTTGCATATATCTCTACTGGCTCACCCGAAGGAAGCTCTGAAGATGATGCATCAAGGAGCTCACATAAACTCGATTCCTCTTCT AGTCAGGTTTTACAGAATCTGAAGGAAGAAAGAGATGCCGCTGTCAGACAAACGAGACAGCTGCAACAGGAACTG GACATGCTGAAAAGACgaagaaacagaaaaagtgATCCTGGCTTTTCCTTCATCTTTGCCATTTTTGTGGGTGTCCTTGGAGTTTTACTTGGCTTTCTTTTTAAACTCTTATTCTCTTCTCCATCTAGAGAATGA
- the LOC106776441 gene encoding bax inhibitor 1: MDAFTSFFDSRNRWNYDTLKNFRLISPIVQNHLKKVYFTLCFAVVAAAVGAYLHVLLNVGGFLTTVACVGSSVWLLSTSPSEEKKRVTLLMASSLFQGASIGPLIDLAIQIEPSLIFSAFVATSLAFACFSGAALVARRREYLYLGGLLSSGLSILLWLHFASSIFGGSTALFKFELYFGLLLFVGYIIVDTQEIVERAHLGDLDYVKHALTLFTDLVAVFVRILVIMLKNSAERNEKKKKRRD; the protein is encoded by the exons ATGGACGCCTTCACTTCCTTCTTCGATTCAAGAAACCGATGGAATTACGATACGCTCAAGAACTTCCGTCTCATCTCTCCCATCGTTCAAAATCACCTCAAGAAG GTTTATTTTACTCTGTGTTTCGCCGTGGTTGCTGCTGCCGTTGGGGCCTACCTTCATGTTCTCCTGAACGTTGGGGGTTTTCTTACTACGGTGGCGTGTGTGGGAAGCAGCGTTTGGTTACTCTCTACATCTCCTTCGGAAGAG AAGAAGAGGGTGACTTTGTTGATGGCCTCGTCACTGTTTCAAGGTGCCTCCATTGGACCCTTGATTGATTTGGCTATTCAAATAGAACCAAG CCTTATCTTTAGTGCATTTGTGGCAACATCCTTGGCCTTTGCATGCTTCTCAGGAGCAGCTTTGGTTGCAAGACGTAGGGAGTACCTGTACCTTGGTGGCTTGCTTTCTTCCGGATTGTCCATCCTTCTCTGGTTGCACTTTGCTTCTTCCATCTTTGGAGGCTCAACGGCTCTCTTCAAGTTTGAG CTATACTTTGGGCTTTTGTTGTTTGTGGGTTACATTATAGTTGACACCCAAGAAATAGTTGAGAGAGCACACTTGGGCGATCTGGACTATGTAAAGCATGCCTTGACCTTGTTTACTGATTTGGTTGCAGTTTTTGTAAGGATTCTTGTCATTATG TTGAAAAATTCAGCTGAGAGGaacgagaaaaagaagaagaggagagatTAA
- the LOC106777168 gene encoding vesicle-associated protein 2-1 isoform X2, with the protein MTASQLISVSPDELRFHFELEKQTFCDLKVLNNTQNHVAFKVKTTSPKKYFVRPNTGVVHPWDSCIIRVTLQAQREYPPDMQCKDKFLLQSTIVSPNTDVDDLPPDTFNKESGNSIEELKLRVAYISTGSPEGSSEDDASRSSHKLDSSSVLQNLKEERDAAVRQTRQLQQELDMLKRRRNRKSDPGFSFIFAIFVGVLGVLLGFLFKLLFSSPSRE; encoded by the exons ATGACCGCCTCTCAACTCATCTCCGTTAGTCCCGACGAACTCCGCTTCCACT TTGAGTTGGAGAAGCAGACGTTTTGCGATCTTAAGGTCCTCAATAACACACAGAATCATGTTGCTTTcaag GTCAAAACCACTTCTCCCAAGAAATACTTTGTACGACCTAACACCGGTGTCGTACACCCCTGGGACTCCTGTATCATCAGAG TCACCCTCCAAGCCCAACGGGAATACCCTCCAGACATGCAATGTAAAGACAAGTTTCTCTTACAGAGTACAATAGTGAGTCCAAATACTGATGTTGACGACCTCCCACCAGATACT TTTAATAAGGAAAGTGGTAATTCAATAGAGGAGTTGAAATTAAGAGTTGCATATATCTCTACTGGCTCACCCGAAGGAAGCTCTGAAGATGATGCATCAAGGAGCTCACATAAACTCGATTCCTCTTCT GTTTTACAGAATCTGAAGGAAGAAAGAGATGCCGCTGTCAGACAAACGAGACAGCTGCAACAGGAACTG GACATGCTGAAAAGACgaagaaacagaaaaagtgATCCTGGCTTTTCCTTCATCTTTGCCATTTTTGTGGGTGTCCTTGGAGTTTTACTTGGCTTTCTTTTTAAACTCTTATTCTCTTCTCCATCTAGAGAATGA
- the LOC106777680 gene encoding vesicle-associated protein 2-1-like isoform X2, with protein sequence MTASQLISVSPDELRFHFELEKQTFCDLKVLNNTQNHVAFKVKTTSPKKYIARPNTGVVHPWDSCIIRVTLQAQREYPPKMQCKDKFLLLSTIVSPNTDVVDLPQDTFDEESGNSVEKLKFRAAYISTASPEGRSEDDASRSSHKFLFYTSMLDQVMSVTKGATDGISSVSNSIRMLGTSSIQGAVGYGIGFGHGFGLGIAMKSGVDKLQSRII encoded by the exons ATGACCGCCTCTCAACTCATCTCCGTTAGTCCCGACGAACTCCGCTTCCATT TTGAGTTGGAGAAGCAGACGTTTTGCGATCTTAAGGTCCTCAATAACACACAGAATCATGTTGCTttcaag GTCAAAACCACTTCTCCCAAGAAATACATTGCACGACCTAACACCGGTGTCGTACACCCCTGGGACTCCTGTATCATCAGAG TCACCCTCCAAGCCCAACGGGAATACCCTCCAAAAATGCAATGTAAAGACAAGTTTCTCTTACTGAGTACAATAGTGAGTCCAAATACTGATGTTGTCGACCTCCCACAAGATACT TTTGATGAGGAAAGTGGTAATTCAGTAGAGAAGTTGAAATTCAGAGCTGCATATATCTCTACTGCCTCACCCGAAGGAAGATCTGAAGATGATGCATCAAGGAGCTCACATAAATTCCTCTTCT ATACGTCCATGTTGGATCAAGTGATGAGCGTCACCAAGGGTGCAACAGATGGAATTTCTAGTGTTAGCAATTCG ATTAGGATGTTGGGAACCTCGAGTATTCAGGGCGCCGTTGGATATGGAATTGGTTTTGGCCATGGTTTTGGACTTG GTATAGCTATGAAATCAGGAGTGGATAAACTTCAATCTAGGATAATA TAA
- the LOC106777680 gene encoding vesicle-associated membrane protein-associated protein C16G5.05c-like isoform X1, whose amino-acid sequence MTASQLISVSPDELRFHFELEKQTFCDLKVLNNTQNHVAFKVKTTSPKKYIARPNTGVVHPWDSCIIRVTLQAQREYPPKMQCKDKFLLLSTIVSPNTDVVDLPQDTFDEESGNSVEKLKFRAAYISTASPEGRSEDDASRSSHKFLFYTSMLDQVMSVTKGATDGISSVSNSIRMLGTSSIQGAVGYGIGFGHGFGLGIAMKSGVDKLQSRIIGALPMPASSKNDQVSSESMIQSVTKSADQKSAGSMMQQATKSFDQISQESLMQLANKSVHQLSQGLVGSQSTKIGSAFDNQTEKVIISIFPQTLPFNQKQVSNKSKLSVIRRICAFQNAL is encoded by the exons ATGACCGCCTCTCAACTCATCTCCGTTAGTCCCGACGAACTCCGCTTCCATT TTGAGTTGGAGAAGCAGACGTTTTGCGATCTTAAGGTCCTCAATAACACACAGAATCATGTTGCTttcaag GTCAAAACCACTTCTCCCAAGAAATACATTGCACGACCTAACACCGGTGTCGTACACCCCTGGGACTCCTGTATCATCAGAG TCACCCTCCAAGCCCAACGGGAATACCCTCCAAAAATGCAATGTAAAGACAAGTTTCTCTTACTGAGTACAATAGTGAGTCCAAATACTGATGTTGTCGACCTCCCACAAGATACT TTTGATGAGGAAAGTGGTAATTCAGTAGAGAAGTTGAAATTCAGAGCTGCATATATCTCTACTGCCTCACCCGAAGGAAGATCTGAAGATGATGCATCAAGGAGCTCACATAAATTCCTCTTCT ATACGTCCATGTTGGATCAAGTGATGAGCGTCACCAAGGGTGCAACAGATGGAATTTCTAGTGTTAGCAATTCG ATTAGGATGTTGGGAACCTCGAGTATTCAGGGCGCCGTTGGATATGGAATTGGTTTTGGCCATGGTTTTGGACTTG GTATAGCTATGAAATCAGGAGTGGATAAACTTCAATCTAGGATAATA GGTGCATTGCCGATGCCAGCATCCTCAAAGAATGACCAAGTTTCTTCTGAAAGCATGATACAATCAGTAACTAAATCGGCAGATCAAAAATCTGCAGGAAGCATGATGCAGCAGGCAACTAAATCATTTGACCAAATTTCTCAAGAAAGCTTAATGCAGTTGGCAAATAAATCAGTCCACCAACTCTCACAAGGTCTTGTAGGGTCTCAATCTACAAAGATTGGTTCGGCCTTTGACAACCAAACAGAGAAGGTTATTATTAGTATCTTTCCACAAACACTACCATTTAACCAAAAACAGgtttcaaataaatcaaaactGTCTGTTATCAGAAGAATTTGTGCCTTTCAAAATGCCTTATAA
- the LOC106777928 gene encoding GATA transcription factor 26 — protein sequence MGKQGPCYHCGVTSTPLWRNGPPEKPVLCNACGSRWRTKGTLANYTPLHARTETDACGDQRVSRVKSISNKKREVTLLKPNNDHDNELSEGFAPDYNQGCQIFADEDVSNRSSSGSAISNSESCAQYGAMDACDLTGPVQSVVWDAMVPSKKRTCVGRPKASSVEKLTKDLCTILHEQQSYFSASSEEDLLFESETPMVSVEIGHGSILIRHPSYIVRDEESEASSLSVDNKQCPTSEAYSYVSPIMMHNDSSYLKPSSLKVEKIRNYTDQGWQPEQHKSDKSQLERVQILGNHESPLCSIDLNDIVNYEEFLRILTNEEQQQLLKLLPGVDTAKLPDSLKVMFNSSQFKENITYFQQLLAEGVFDISLLGAKPEDCKTLKRFAISNLSKSKWVEHYNFLKKCKNKGGKFDSFGSAVTATTNAANKRTRDSRNQNFPELNTEMRSPKRMITKVSCEVKEGVEDGACYSPKSLFALPTDASSLMLGSLNFVEEISEQDLLVEVPSNTSFPQAELLHPSASSSSVYSHLIHH from the exons ATGGGTAAACAAGGTCCTTGCTATCACTGTGGAGTTACAA GCACACCACTCTGGCGCAATGGACCACCCGAGAAGCCAGTACTATGCAATGCATGTGGGTCTCGGTGGAGGACCAAGGGAACTCTTGCAAATTATACCCCTTTGCATGCTCGAACAGAAACTGATGCTTGTGGGGATCAAAGGGTTTCCAGGGTAAAGAGCATATCAAATAAGAAGAGAGAAGTGACATTGCTCAAGCCAAATAATGACCATGATAATGAACTATCCGAAGGGTTTGCACCTGATTACAACCAGGGATGTCAAATCTTCGCAGATGAAGATGTAAGCAACCGATCAAGTTCCGGATCAGCTATTTCTAACTCAGAGAGCTGTGCACAATATGGTGCCATGGATGCTTGTGATCTGACAG GTCCTGTTCAGTCAGTGGTTTGGGATGCCATGGTGCCTTCAAAAAAGAGGACATGCGTTGGCCGGCCAAAGGCTTCTTCTGTTGAGAAGCTAACAAAAGATTTATGTACCATTCTTCATGAACAACAGTCTTATTTCTCTGCATCTTCTGAAGAAGATCTTCTTTTTGAAAGTGAAACACCAATGGTCTCTGTTGAGATAGGACATGGAAGCATTCTCATCAGGCATCCTAGCTATATAGTCCGTGATGAAGAGTCTGAGGCTAGTTCTCTTTCAGTTGATAATAAACAATGCCCAACGAGTGAGGCATATTCTTATGTTAGTCCCATTATGATGCATAATGATTCTAGTTACTTGAAGCCATCATCTCTGAAAGTTGAAAAGATTAGGAACTATACTGACCAAGGATGGCAGCCGGAACAACATAAAAG tgATAAGTCTCAACTTGAAAGAGTACAAATCCTTGGCAATCATGAATCACCCCTGTGCTCTATAGATTTAAAT GATATAGTAAACTACGAAGAGTTTTTGAGAATCTTGACAAATGAAGAGCAACAACAGTTACTGAAGTTACTTCCTGGGGTTGATACTGCTAAACTTCCTGATAG CCTTAAAGTCATGTTCAATAGTTCTCAATTCAAGGAGAACATAACTTATTTTCAGCAGCTTCTTGCTGAAGGGGTTTTTGATATCTCTTTGTTGGGGGCAAAACCCGAAGACTGCAAGACTTTGAAAAGATTTGCAATATCCAATCTGTCGAAGTCAAAATGGGTTGAACACTATAATTTTCTCAAG aaatgtaaaaacaaaggtggaaaatttgattcttttggatctGCTGTCACAGCAACAACTAATGCTGCAAACAAGAGAACTCGTGACAGCAGAAATCAAAACTTCCCAG AATTGAATACAGAAATGAGGAGCCCAAAAAGAATGATCACAAAGGTTAGCTGTGAGGTGAAAGAGGGTGTAGAAGATGGTGCTTGCTATAGTCCAAAAAGCCTATTTGCTTTGCCTACTGATGCTAGTTCACTCATGCTTGGTTCTTTGAACTTTGTGGAGGAGATTAGTGAGCAGGATCTACTGGTAGAGGTGCCATCTAACACTTCTTTTCCTCAGGCAGAGCTCTTGCACCCAAGTGCTAGTAGCAGCTCAGTCTACTCACATCTTATTCATCATTAA